The Shinella zoogloeoides genome includes a region encoding these proteins:
- a CDS encoding alpha/beta fold hydrolase, whose protein sequence is MTYDVSGKGEALLLIPGLGGAASFWNDIVPLLVDRYKVISFDHRGTGRSDRPLGKYSVSRIAEDAVEILRAENVDAAHIVGHSTGGLVAQFIALDAPALVRSLVISGSWEKTDARFVAMFEARLAVLRTAGPIAYQKLTHAIGFPSGFLEANTESLDRAIDNATDALSPPEVAAARIEMLLADERSGDLQRITARTLVIGATDDALIPFAHSRTLAAMIPGARLAVIDGAHFFPRVHPERYAKTLRKFLEETDEQ, encoded by the coding sequence GTGACGTATGACGTCTCCGGCAAAGGCGAAGCTTTGCTGCTCATTCCCGGTCTCGGCGGAGCGGCAAGCTTCTGGAACGACATCGTTCCGCTTCTTGTCGATCGCTACAAGGTCATCTCGTTCGATCATCGGGGAACCGGGCGAAGCGACAGACCTCTTGGCAAATATTCGGTATCGAGGATTGCTGAGGACGCCGTGGAAATTCTCCGCGCGGAAAACGTGGACGCAGCCCATATCGTCGGCCACTCGACGGGCGGCCTGGTGGCGCAGTTCATCGCTCTCGACGCACCGGCGCTCGTCAGATCGCTGGTCATCAGTGGCAGTTGGGAGAAGACGGACGCTCGCTTCGTCGCCATGTTCGAAGCACGCCTGGCCGTATTGAGGACCGCGGGGCCGATCGCGTACCAGAAACTAACCCATGCGATCGGCTTTCCTTCAGGCTTCCTCGAAGCGAACACTGAAAGTCTCGACCGGGCTATCGATAACGCTACGGACGCGCTCTCGCCTCCGGAAGTCGCCGCCGCACGGATCGAGATGCTTCTTGCAGACGAACGTAGCGGCGACCTTCAGCGGATCACCGCTCGCACTCTCGTCATCGGCGCCACCGACGACGCCCTCATTCCCTTTGCCCACAGCCGAACGCTCGCCGCCATGATACCTGGCGCACGGCTCGCCGTGATCGATGGGGCGCACTTCTTTCCTCGGGTTCATCCCGAGCGATACGCCAAAACCCTTCGAAAATTTCTGGAGGAAACAGATGAACAATGA
- a CDS encoding aspartate dehydrogenase: MNNDVKKVAVIGFGAMAQSLDHSLRASGSGIEVSATLVPHDLTVDHDGVEVFHDVAALIEWGPSVVVECASHQAVKNSVPPLLRAGIDVIVVSIGSLSDTALLHALEKAAEEGGSRLTVASGAIGGLDVLRSAKIAGLESVIYTGTKPPSAWKGTPAEQSVDLASLRQRTVIFEGNAAEASLQYPKNANVTAAVALAGIGFADTRVTLVADPHASGNTHKVNAAGAFGRFEISLENKPLPDNPKTSWLAALSVEQALHRHFQRIEL, encoded by the coding sequence ATGAACAATGACGTCAAGAAAGTCGCTGTCATCGGCTTTGGCGCGATGGCGCAAAGTCTCGACCATTCCTTGCGCGCCTCCGGAAGCGGCATCGAAGTTTCCGCCACGCTCGTTCCCCACGACCTGACCGTCGATCACGACGGCGTGGAAGTCTTCCACGATGTCGCCGCCCTCATTGAATGGGGGCCGTCGGTGGTCGTGGAATGTGCCAGTCACCAGGCGGTCAAGAATTCCGTCCCACCCCTCCTTCGCGCGGGCATCGACGTTATCGTCGTCTCGATCGGCAGCCTGAGCGATACCGCGTTGCTTCATGCGCTGGAAAAAGCTGCCGAGGAAGGAGGAAGCCGGCTGACCGTCGCCTCCGGCGCGATCGGCGGCCTCGATGTGCTGCGCTCGGCGAAGATCGCGGGTCTGGAAAGCGTCATCTATACGGGCACCAAACCGCCGTCCGCCTGGAAGGGAACGCCGGCGGAGCAGAGCGTCGACCTCGCCAGCCTCCGCCAGAGGACCGTCATTTTCGAGGGCAATGCGGCGGAAGCCTCGCTGCAGTATCCAAAAAACGCGAATGTCACGGCTGCGGTCGCCCTTGCCGGGATCGGCTTTGCCGACACCAGGGTAACGCTGGTCGCCGATCCGCATGCAAGTGGCAACACCCATAAGGTCAATGCCGCCGGCGCCTTCGGCAGATTCGAGATTTCGCTCGAAAACAAGCCGCTTCCCGACAATCCCAAAACGTCCTGGCTCGCGGCTCTGAGCGTCGAGCAGGCACTGCATCGTCATTTTCAAAGAATAGAACTGTGA
- a CDS encoding SDR family oxidoreductase: MRLENKIAIVTGAGAGIGAATAEAFAREGAKVVVADFNGDAARSVAGKIGESAVSIKVDVRDSGEVKAMVELAVSTFGGLDIIVNNAGRGMIGTVETTAEDDWDDIVAVNLKGVYLCSKYAVPALRARGGGSIVNTASNIVTFGIKDRAAYVAAKGGVAALTRAMALDHAVDKIRVNSVAPGVIWSNYYDKMLKEVPDPDAFVAGLKARSPMAELGQPDDIALAILYLASDESKFATGSMMTVDGGASAW, translated from the coding sequence ATGCGTCTTGAAAACAAAATCGCAATCGTCACCGGCGCAGGCGCTGGTATCGGCGCGGCCACCGCAGAAGCCTTCGCCCGCGAAGGCGCGAAGGTCGTCGTCGCCGATTTCAACGGCGATGCCGCCAGGTCCGTCGCCGGCAAGATCGGCGAGAGCGCAGTCAGCATCAAGGTCGACGTCCGTGACAGCGGCGAAGTGAAGGCGATGGTGGAGCTCGCCGTCTCGACGTTCGGCGGCCTCGACATCATCGTCAACAATGCCGGGCGCGGCATGATCGGCACCGTCGAGACGACGGCTGAAGACGACTGGGACGACATCGTTGCCGTCAATCTCAAGGGCGTCTATCTCTGCTCGAAATACGCGGTTCCGGCCCTCCGGGCCCGCGGGGGCGGCAGCATCGTCAATACCGCCTCCAACATCGTCACCTTCGGCATCAAGGATCGCGCCGCCTATGTCGCGGCGAAAGGTGGCGTCGCTGCCCTCACCCGTGCGATGGCGCTCGACCATGCCGTGGACAAAATCCGCGTCAACTCCGTCGCCCCCGGCGTCATCTGGTCGAACTATTACGACAAGATGCTGAAGGAAGTCCCCGATCCGGACGCCTTCGTGGCCGGCCTCAAGGCGCGTTCTCCGATGGCCGAACTCGGTCAGCCGGACGACATCGCCTTGGCCATCCTCTATCTGGCAAGCGATGAATCCAAATTCGCGACCGGCTCGATGATGACTGTCGACGGCGGCGCCTCGGCCTGGTGA
- a CDS encoding NIPSNAP family protein, which translates to MLLEERDYRIRAGFLGEFMENYMKLGLPIQRAHLGEPIGFFTSEIGELNHFISMWRWTDLAERTMKRAHMLADPGWGPYLASIKGLIDTQAIRILTPTSFSPLS; encoded by the coding sequence ATGCTTCTCGAAGAACGGGATTACCGGATTCGCGCGGGCTTCCTCGGCGAATTCATGGAAAACTATATGAAACTCGGCTTGCCGATTCAGCGCGCGCATCTTGGTGAGCCGATTGGTTTCTTCACGTCCGAAATCGGAGAATTGAATCACTTCATCTCCATGTGGCGCTGGACAGACCTCGCGGAACGGACGATGAAGAGGGCGCACATGCTGGCCGATCCCGGCTGGGGTCCCTATCTCGCCAGCATCAAGGGCCTGATCGACACCCAGGCGATCCGGATCCTGACCCCGACGTCCTTCTCTCCCCTGTCCTGA
- a CDS encoding GlcG/HbpS family heme-binding protein produces MKYTKETLVLTHSGAIEALSAAVKAAEELSVPQCIFIVDCSGETIASIRMDGAKYLSMHTARAKARTAASINAPTGSMAFEFGTSAGVASQGGVTPLPGGLPIRFGGKLAGAIGVGSGTGEQDFAVGRAALVAIGADAV; encoded by the coding sequence ATGAAGTACACGAAAGAAACCCTGGTCCTCACCCATTCCGGCGCGATCGAGGCCCTGTCAGCCGCCGTTAAGGCGGCGGAGGAATTGTCCGTTCCCCAATGCATCTTTATCGTTGATTGCAGCGGCGAAACCATCGCAAGCATCCGGATGGACGGAGCGAAGTATCTGAGCATGCACACGGCGCGCGCCAAGGCACGCACCGCCGCATCGATCAACGCGCCGACGGGCTCCATGGCATTCGAATTCGGCACATCTGCCGGGGTCGCATCGCAAGGCGGCGTAACGCCATTGCCCGGTGGCCTGCCTATCCGCTTCGGCGGGAAACTTGCCGGCGCGATCGGCGTGGGCTCCGGGACAGGGGAGCAGGACTTCGCGGTCGGCCGCGCAGCTTTGGTCGCCATCGGTGCGGACGCTGTCTGA
- a CDS encoding glycoside hydrolase family 3 N-terminal domain-containing protein: protein MSASIDRDARAVLLPAFDTLDVLDIMVPFLKEGGCSVLIGETRAEYVARAMSTERLACETPDGFRASIAALQAVTPHLIVAVDQELGGIQRLAGLVPPLPTLDEAHTLSPDALAERCRITAQGARALGVSMFLAPIADIIDGQNVWLRARTMGSYPQAVARLVSAFVTGVQAAGITAVTKHFPGFNDLAEDPALADVCLATPLDRILHNMLPFKAAIEAGTKAIMTGPAPVAAIDGNNSASTSPAVMAMLRSQLGFKGLVVSDDLDAPATLRGQSLLETAIASLNAGADLLLVAGGPHLSALSEGIAAAAQCGDIKQQRLADAAARVRQIAGGG from the coding sequence ATGAGTGCCTCAATCGATCGGGATGCAAGGGCGGTTCTTCTGCCGGCTTTCGATACGCTCGATGTCTTGGATATTATGGTGCCCTTTCTGAAGGAGGGAGGATGCTCCGTCCTGATCGGCGAGACTCGTGCGGAATATGTTGCCCGGGCGATGTCGACAGAAAGACTGGCCTGCGAAACGCCGGACGGATTTCGCGCATCGATCGCGGCGCTTCAGGCCGTAACGCCTCACCTGATCGTCGCGGTCGATCAGGAGCTCGGCGGTATCCAGCGGCTCGCTGGCTTGGTTCCACCGCTTCCGACGCTCGACGAGGCACATACACTCTCTCCGGATGCACTTGCAGAACGCTGCCGGATCACCGCCCAGGGCGCTCGCGCACTCGGTGTGTCGATGTTCCTTGCGCCCATCGCCGACATCATCGACGGCCAAAACGTTTGGCTGCGAGCACGCACGATGGGCTCTTATCCGCAAGCTGTGGCCCGGCTGGTTTCAGCCTTTGTAACGGGTGTCCAGGCCGCCGGCATCACCGCGGTGACGAAACATTTTCCAGGTTTCAACGATCTGGCAGAAGACCCCGCATTGGCAGATGTTTGCCTGGCGACGCCGCTCGACCGCATTCTCCACAACATGCTGCCGTTCAAGGCCGCTATCGAGGCTGGGACAAAGGCGATCATGACAGGGCCGGCACCTGTCGCCGCCATAGACGGAAACAATTCAGCGAGCACCTCGCCGGCCGTTATGGCTATGCTGCGGTCTCAATTGGGATTCAAAGGTCTCGTCGTCAGCGACGATCTGGACGCACCAGCCACCCTGCGCGGCCAATCACTCCTTGAAACGGCGATAGCTTCGCTGAATGCGGGCGCTGATCTGCTACTCGTCGCGGGTGGGCCTCATCTAAGCGCGCTATCCGAAGGAATAGCGGCAGCCGCACAGTGCGGCGACATCAAGCAGCAGCGACTTGCCGACGCTGCCGCTCGTGTCAGACAAATTGCCGGAGGTGGCTAG
- a CDS encoding DeoR/GlpR family DNA-binding transcription regulator gives MTGGRRELAALSPEERQAVILEKTNASGRVLAAELAQEFGVSEDSIRRDLRDLSDAGLVQRFHGGAARLVTPVLDFQRRETLHMEEKHSIGRAAAAVIPDGATLLVDTSTTVVRFVRALPAALSVRIITAAVDVAAAALDHPNAEVIMLGGRLGRLTRSATGIAAIDAVRALRVDYCVLGTCGVAQDLTLRADDYEDALLKAAMIRAANKTLLLATADKLGQAATYEVAPVSAVSTLFTGTKDTAILDAVREAGVDVEIV, from the coding sequence ATGACCGGAGGCAGGAGGGAACTCGCGGCCCTGTCCCCGGAAGAGCGCCAGGCGGTCATCCTTGAAAAGACCAATGCCAGCGGACGTGTGCTTGCCGCCGAACTTGCCCAGGAATTCGGCGTTTCCGAGGATTCGATCCGCCGCGACCTGCGCGATCTCTCGGATGCGGGCCTGGTGCAGCGGTTTCACGGCGGCGCGGCGCGGCTGGTGACGCCGGTGCTGGATTTCCAGCGCCGCGAAACGCTTCACATGGAAGAGAAACATTCGATTGGCCGGGCTGCGGCGGCTGTCATTCCGGACGGCGCTACGCTGCTGGTCGATACGAGCACGACGGTCGTCCGTTTCGTGCGCGCCCTTCCGGCGGCGCTGTCCGTGCGCATCATCACGGCGGCTGTCGATGTCGCGGCGGCCGCGCTCGACCATCCGAACGCTGAAGTGATCATGCTCGGTGGCCGCCTTGGCAGGCTGACGCGTAGCGCGACCGGCATCGCTGCCATCGACGCCGTCCGTGCACTGCGTGTCGATTACTGCGTCCTTGGCACCTGCGGCGTCGCCCAGGACCTGACGCTGCGTGCCGACGACTACGAGGACGCACTTCTGAAGGCGGCGATGATCCGTGCCGCCAACAAGACCTTGCTTCTGGCGACTGCCGACAAACTCGGACAGGCCGCGACCTATGAAGTCGCGCCGGTATCCGCTGTGTCGACGCTTTTCACCGGCACCAAGGATACCGCCATTCTCGATGCCGTTCGCGAGGCCGGCGTCGATGTCGAAATAGTCTGA
- a CDS encoding HAD family phosphatase, producing MNPTIVVFDIGGVLIDWNPAYLYRQLMADEAAVSAFLAEVCTPAWNEQFDAGHPFAEGVAELVAKHPEKADLIEAYWLRWHEMLGGEVTGTAGLLGRLKAGGVPVHAISNWSAETYPRAQEIFPFLGSFDVLIVSGREKLIKPHAPIFERFLERAGVRAEECLFIDDNAANVAAAAALGFHTEHFRNSEALEARLIALGLLAAEAVE from the coding sequence ATGAATCCAACTATCGTGGTCTTCGATATCGGCGGTGTGCTGATCGACTGGAATCCCGCCTATCTTTACCGCCAGCTCATGGCGGACGAGGCGGCGGTTTCGGCCTTCCTGGCGGAGGTCTGCACCCCGGCATGGAACGAACAGTTCGATGCTGGCCACCCCTTTGCCGAGGGCGTGGCGGAACTCGTGGCGAAACACCCCGAAAAGGCTGACCTGATCGAAGCCTATTGGCTGCGCTGGCATGAAATGCTGGGTGGTGAGGTCACGGGGACCGCAGGCCTTCTCGGCCGGTTGAAGGCCGGCGGCGTTCCCGTCCATGCGATCTCCAACTGGTCGGCGGAGACTTATCCGAGAGCGCAGGAGATTTTCCCCTTCCTCGGGTCGTTCGACGTCCTCATCGTCTCCGGCCGCGAAAAACTCATCAAGCCGCATGCGCCGATCTTCGAGCGCTTCCTTGAGCGCGCAGGCGTCCGCGCCGAGGAATGCCTCTTCATCGACGATAATGCCGCGAACGTTGCGGCGGCTGCGGCGCTTGGCTTTCACACCGAGCATTTCCGCAATTCCGAAGCGCTGGAAGCCCGCTTGATCGCGCTCGGGCTCCTTGCCGCCGAGGCCGTGGAATGA
- a CDS encoding GMC family oxidoreductase has translation MFDYIVVGGGSTGCVVASRLSEDPAVRVLLIEEGPRDLSPYIHIPGAYYKTAQGDLLKRIPWEPMPEQEREETPTMVQARVLGGGSSVNAMIYIRGVPADYERWVDLGAEGWGYGDVLPFFKRAEDNNRFCNEAHGVGGPLGVSDIDYIHPLTRAWLQACQQAGLPYNPDFNSGDPAGCGLYQITARNGRRSSAAVAYLNPARGRPNLRVETGTAVTRVLIEKGRAVGVECVKGKRKVVYRADREVIVSTGAIATPKLLMLSGIGPAEAMRRHGIEVHADLPGVGQNLQDHIEISLVYQLNGPHSYDKYKKLHWKAAAGLNYALFRNGPASSNLIEGGAFWWGDRNEATPDIQYFMVVGAGIEEGVDAVPGGNGCTVNLGQIRPRSRGEVTLLSADPTANPRVAPRYFSDPYDLDAITDGAMAALDIMAQPAIAKFVEARHTPGPSLRTREEIRAFCVKDAHAALHPAGTCRMGRDDMAVVDPELRVHGIEGLRVADASVMPTLISGNPNSVCIMIGERAADFLRG, from the coding sequence ATGTTCGACTATATCGTCGTCGGCGGCGGCTCGACCGGCTGCGTCGTCGCCTCGCGCCTTTCGGAGGACCCCGCCGTCCGCGTTCTCCTGATCGAGGAGGGGCCGCGCGACCTCAGCCCCTACATTCACATTCCCGGTGCCTACTACAAGACCGCGCAGGGCGATCTCCTGAAGCGCATTCCCTGGGAGCCGATGCCCGAGCAGGAGCGTGAAGAGACGCCGACCATGGTGCAGGCACGGGTGCTCGGCGGCGGCAGCTCCGTCAACGCGATGATCTATATCCGCGGCGTGCCCGCCGACTACGAGCGATGGGTCGACCTCGGCGCGGAAGGCTGGGGTTACGGCGACGTGCTGCCCTTCTTCAAGCGTGCGGAGGACAACAACCGCTTCTGCAACGAAGCCCATGGCGTCGGTGGGCCGCTCGGGGTTTCGGATATCGACTATATCCACCCGTTGACCCGCGCCTGGCTGCAGGCCTGCCAGCAGGCGGGCCTGCCCTACAATCCGGACTTCAACTCGGGTGATCCCGCCGGGTGCGGCCTTTATCAGATCACGGCGCGCAACGGTCGCCGCAGCTCCGCCGCCGTCGCCTATCTCAACCCGGCGCGAGGGCGGCCCAACCTGCGTGTCGAGACGGGCACCGCGGTCACCCGCGTGCTGATCGAAAAGGGGCGGGCTGTCGGCGTCGAGTGTGTCAAAGGCAAGCGCAAGGTCGTCTACCGCGCCGACCGGGAGGTGATCGTCTCCACCGGTGCGATTGCTACGCCAAAGCTCCTCATGCTCTCGGGCATCGGTCCGGCGGAAGCCATGCGGCGGCACGGGATCGAGGTCCATGCCGACCTGCCGGGTGTCGGACAGAATCTGCAGGACCATATCGAGATTTCGCTGGTCTACCAGCTCAACGGCCCGCACAGCTACGACAAGTACAAGAAGCTGCACTGGAAGGCTGCCGCGGGTCTCAACTACGCGCTCTTTCGCAATGGCCCCGCCTCGTCCAATCTCATCGAGGGCGGCGCCTTCTGGTGGGGCGACAGGAACGAGGCGACGCCCGATATCCAGTATTTCATGGTCGTTGGCGCCGGCATCGAGGAGGGCGTCGATGCGGTGCCCGGCGGCAATGGCTGCACGGTCAATCTCGGGCAGATCCGGCCGCGTTCGAGAGGCGAGGTCACGCTTCTCAGCGCGGACCCCACCGCGAACCCGCGCGTGGCGCCCCGCTATTTTTCCGACCCTTACGATCTCGACGCGATAACGGACGGCGCGATGGCGGCGCTCGACATCATGGCGCAGCCCGCCATCGCGAAATTCGTGGAGGCGCGCCACACGCCGGGGCCGTCGCTTCGCACGCGCGAAGAAATCCGCGCCTTCTGCGTCAAGGATGCCCATGCCGCCCTCCATCCCGCCGGAACGTGCCGGATGGGCCGCGACGACATGGCCGTGGTGGACCCGGAGCTGCGCGTGCATGGCATCGAGGGACTTCGCGTTGCAGACGCCTCGGTCATGCCGACGCTGATTTCGGGCAACCCGAATTCCGTCTGCATCATGATCGGGGAACGCGCTGCCGATTTCCTGCGCGGTTGA
- a CDS encoding GMC family oxidoreductase, with protein MTGTADIVIIGSGIGGASLAHSLAPSGLKIVILERGTHLTDTPNARDDVAIFQKGVYRSSEEWLGTDGKSFLPGNYYYVGGNSKFFGAVMYRYRREDFAARCHMDGASPGWPLSYEELSPWYDAAEEIFRVRGSVAGDPTEPPHEKPYGYPPVPDEPAMAAVRRRLEKAGVHPASLPLSIDIEAWLKRAATGWDAFPNTGKGKIDAEVGPLASALAHPNVSLVTGADVVRLETDAAGRRVIAAVYRKDATEHRISADRFAVAAGAVQSAALLLRSANKAHPAGLGNSSDQLGRNFMNHNTTAMLAIDPFAANSCVYQKTIAFNDFYNADNEYGFPLGNVQLLGHITGNILKANLPMPAPAWFAKLMARYAYGWFLTSEDLPNPESRVMVRDGRIVMHWIRSNMRAHEALIGKTRAVMRKAGFPIVLTHTFGRKTTSHQCGTARLGADPQTSVVDLNCRSHDVENLYVTDASVLPTSAAVNPALTIAALAIKAGAAITRGH; from the coding sequence ATGACCGGGACGGCAGACATCGTCATCATCGGCTCCGGCATCGGCGGAGCTTCCCTGGCGCACAGCCTCGCGCCTTCGGGCCTCAAGATCGTCATTCTCGAACGGGGAACGCATCTGACGGACACGCCCAACGCGCGCGACGATGTCGCCATCTTCCAGAAGGGGGTCTATCGCTCTTCCGAGGAATGGCTGGGCACCGACGGGAAAAGTTTCCTGCCGGGCAACTACTACTATGTCGGCGGCAATTCGAAGTTCTTCGGCGCGGTCATGTACCGCTATCGCCGTGAGGATTTCGCCGCGCGCTGCCACATGGACGGTGCGTCGCCCGGCTGGCCTCTGTCATATGAGGAGCTTTCGCCCTGGTACGATGCGGCCGAGGAGATTTTCCGGGTGCGTGGTTCCGTCGCGGGCGATCCGACGGAACCGCCGCACGAGAAGCCCTATGGCTATCCGCCGGTCCCGGACGAACCGGCGATGGCCGCCGTCCGCCGCCGATTGGAAAAGGCGGGCGTCCATCCCGCCTCCCTGCCGCTGTCGATCGATATCGAGGCCTGGCTGAAGCGGGCTGCGACGGGATGGGATGCTTTCCCGAACACGGGGAAGGGCAAGATCGACGCGGAAGTGGGGCCGCTTGCCAGCGCCCTTGCCCATCCGAATGTCAGCCTGGTGACCGGGGCCGACGTCGTCCGTCTTGAGACCGACGCGGCGGGGCGGCGTGTCATCGCCGCCGTCTACCGGAAGGATGCGACCGAGCATCGCATCTCGGCGGATCGCTTCGCCGTTGCTGCGGGCGCGGTTCAGTCCGCCGCCCTGCTCCTGCGATCGGCGAACAAGGCGCATCCGGCCGGTCTCGGCAACAGTTCGGATCAGCTCGGCCGCAACTTCATGAACCACAACACGACGGCGATGCTGGCGATCGATCCCTTCGCCGCCAATAGCTGCGTCTACCAGAAGACCATCGCATTCAACGATTTCTACAACGCCGACAACGAATACGGCTTCCCGCTCGGTAACGTCCAGCTCCTCGGGCACATCACCGGCAACATCCTGAAGGCCAATCTGCCGATGCCCGCGCCGGCGTGGTTCGCCAAGCTCATGGCGCGCTACGCTTACGGCTGGTTCCTGACGAGCGAGGACCTCCCCAATCCGGAAAGCCGGGTGATGGTGCGCGACGGCCGCATCGTCATGCACTGGATACGCTCTAACATGCGCGCGCACGAGGCGCTGATCGGGAAAACCCGGGCCGTCATGCGCAAGGCCGGCTTCCCGATCGTGCTGACGCATACCTTCGGCCGCAAGACGACGTCGCACCAGTGCGGCACCGCGCGCCTCGGCGCCGATCCGCAGACCTCGGTCGTCGATCTCAATTGCCGCAGCCACGATGTCGAGAACCTCTACGTCACGGACGCATCCGTGCTGCCGACATCGGCCGCGGTCAACCCGGCGCTGACCATCGCCGCGCTCGCCATCAAGGCAGGCGCCGCCATAACAAGGGGGCATTGA
- a CDS encoding ABC transporter ATP-binding protein translates to MSTLEIDRVRKAYGQLEVLKEVSISIGTGDFLVLLGPSGCGKSTLLNMIAGLETITGGEIRIAGKTVNDLSPKDRDIAMVFQSYALYPTMTVRQNIEFGMKIRRIAQADRDKAVKTASDLLQITHLLDRKPSQLSGGQRQRVAMGRAIVREPKLFLFDEPLSNLDAKLRVDMRTEIKRLHARLGTTIVYVTHDQIEAMTLATRVAVMKDGVVQQLDEPQAVYDRPANVYVARFVGSPAMNIVPAVLEAEGTTATVVIDVARRPAARIGGISLSPEALRRHAGRKVLVGIRPENFSIATEGTPALTVDFDVVEPTGPDTLAVFQLGGVEVTARLPPRQAHAGKEAGLAVDTSKIVLFDSETETRID, encoded by the coding sequence ATGTCCACTCTTGAAATCGATCGCGTCCGCAAGGCCTATGGCCAGCTCGAAGTTCTGAAGGAGGTGTCGATCTCCATCGGAACCGGCGATTTCCTCGTGCTGCTCGGCCCCTCCGGCTGCGGCAAGTCCACGCTTCTCAACATGATCGCCGGGTTGGAGACGATCACCGGCGGTGAGATCCGCATCGCCGGAAAGACCGTCAACGACCTGTCGCCGAAGGACCGCGACATCGCCATGGTGTTCCAGTCCTACGCCCTCTATCCGACGATGACCGTGCGGCAGAACATCGAGTTCGGCATGAAGATCCGCCGGATCGCCCAGGCGGACCGCGACAAGGCCGTGAAGACGGCGTCGGACCTCCTGCAGATCACCCACCTCCTCGACCGCAAGCCCTCGCAGCTCTCGGGCGGCCAGCGCCAGCGCGTCGCGATGGGGCGGGCCATCGTGCGGGAGCCGAAGCTGTTCCTCTTCGACGAACCCCTGTCGAATCTCGACGCCAAGCTGCGCGTCGACATGCGCACCGAGATCAAGCGCCTTCACGCCCGCCTCGGCACGACGATCGTCTATGTCACGCACGACCAGATCGAGGCGATGACGCTCGCCACACGCGTCGCCGTCATGAAGGACGGCGTGGTGCAGCAGCTCGACGAGCCGCAGGCCGTCTATGACCGGCCGGCCAATGTCTATGTCGCCCGCTTCGTCGGTTCCCCGGCAATGAACATCGTGCCGGCAGTTCTCGAGGCCGAGGGTACGACGGCGACGGTGGTGATCGACGTCGCGCGGCGGCCGGCGGCGCGCATCGGCGGCATTTCCCTTTCCCCGGAGGCTCTGCGCCGCCATGCCGGCAGGAAGGTGCTGGTCGGTATCCGCCCGGAGAATTTCTCGATTGCGACAGAGGGCACCCCGGCTCTGACCGTCGATTTCGACGTCGTAGAGCCGACGGGCCCCGACACGCTTGCCGTCTTCCAGCTCGGCGGCGTCGAGGTGACGGCCCGGCTTCCGCCCCGGCAGGCCCATGCGGGCAAGGAGGCGGGGCTGGCGGTCGATACGTCCAAGATCGTGCTCTTCGACAGCGAAACCGAAACCCGCATTGACTGA
- a CDS encoding carbohydrate ABC transporter permease: MTDVLSRSGKVRLGRLVVYGCLFVVALVYLMPLWVMVVTSLKPLDEIYGGSFIGLPKAITLDAWRAAWSEACIGTECTGLKPYFVNSLLMVIPAVALSTGVGAINGYILTKWKFPGANFVFGLLLFGCFLPYQAILIPMARTLGLLGLAGSIPGLVAVHASYGICFTTLFFRNYFVSLPDELTKAAMVDGAGFFRIFWSVILPTSIPIIVVSCIWQFTQIWNDFLFGVSFTSGSSSPITVALNNIVNVTTGRKQYNVDMAAAMIAAIPTLVVYIVAGRYFVRGLTAGAVKG, translated from the coding sequence ATGACTGACGTCCTCTCCCGCTCCGGCAAGGTCCGGCTCGGCCGCCTCGTCGTCTACGGCTGCCTGTTCGTCGTCGCGCTCGTCTACCTGATGCCGCTCTGGGTCATGGTCGTGACGTCGCTGAAGCCGCTCGACGAGATCTATGGCGGCTCCTTCATCGGCCTGCCGAAGGCCATCACGCTCGATGCCTGGCGGGCGGCATGGTCCGAAGCCTGCATCGGCACCGAGTGCACGGGTCTGAAACCCTATTTCGTCAACTCGCTGCTGATGGTGATCCCGGCGGTGGCGCTGTCGACCGGCGTCGGGGCGATCAACGGATACATCCTCACGAAATGGAAGTTCCCCGGCGCGAACTTCGTCTTCGGCCTGCTGCTGTTCGGCTGCTTCCTGCCCTACCAGGCGATCCTCATTCCCATGGCCCGCACGCTCGGCCTTCTGGGGCTCGCCGGCTCCATTCCCGGCCTTGTCGCCGTGCATGCCTCCTACGGCATCTGCTTCACGACGCTGTTCTTCCGCAATTACTTCGTGTCGCTGCCGGACGAGCTGACCAAGGCGGCGATGGTCGACGGTGCGGGCTTCTTCCGCATCTTCTGGAGCGTCATCCTGCCGACCTCGATCCCGATCATCGTCGTGTCCTGCATCTGGCAGTTCACGCAGATCTGGAACGATTTCCTCTTCGGTGTCTCGTTCACCTCGGGCTCCAGCAGCCCCATCACGGTGGCGCTCAACAACATCGTCAACGTCACCACCGGTCGCAAGCAATACAACGTCGACATGGCCGCTGCCATGATCGCCGCCATCCCAACCCTGGTCGTCTATATCGTCGCGGGCCGCTATTTCGTCCGCGGGCTGACGGCCGGCGCCGTGAAAGGCTGA